A window from Nitrosopumilus adriaticus encodes these proteins:
- a CDS encoding cryptochrome/photolyase family protein: MYEKSLFIFRRDLRLNDNTGLIKSLANSKNVIPCFIYDDNLLKNSTISEFRWNFLNESLFDLDLELKKKKSTLHQFRGDSSLIVDEIIQKFNVDAIFTNTDFSEYSKSRDSKINEICKKNKIDFHLSLDYLLHNPYDIKTNDEKPYMIYSHFYKKARQLAVRLPSKNSKNNYSNAKISKVKIKMPEIKNPIIPGGRNEGLKILKNLEKFIDYDKFRDFPSLCHTTTLSAHNKFGTLSIREIYHAIEQKLGLDHVLMGEIYWREFFNHILFNFPWSQTKSFRKKFQKIKWTKSKENFSAWCDGETGFPIVDAGMRQLNQTGFMHNRVRMIVASFLTKDLHIDWRLGERYFAKKLVDYDPAVNVGNWQWTASTGCDSVPYFRIFNPWLQQEKFDCDCLYIKKWVTELNKLSPKIIHNLWKCFPEDLNYVRPIVNHKIESEKTKLIFKSQK, encoded by the coding sequence ATGTATGAAAAATCATTATTTATTTTTCGAAGAGATTTAAGATTAAATGATAATACTGGATTGATTAAATCTCTTGCAAATTCAAAAAATGTTATCCCATGTTTTATTTATGATGATAATTTACTAAAAAATTCAACCATTTCTGAATTTAGATGGAATTTTCTTAACGAATCATTGTTTGATTTAGATTTGGAATTGAAAAAGAAAAAAAGCACTCTTCATCAATTCCGAGGAGATTCGTCATTGATTGTAGATGAAATAATTCAAAAATTTAATGTAGATGCAATATTTACAAATACTGATTTTTCAGAATATTCAAAATCACGTGATTCCAAGATTAATGAAATTTGTAAGAAAAATAAAATTGATTTTCATTTGTCCCTTGATTATCTTTTACATAATCCTTATGACATCAAGACCAATGATGAAAAACCATACATGATTTACTCTCATTTTTACAAAAAGGCACGTCAACTTGCAGTTAGACTTCCTTCAAAAAATTCTAAAAACAATTACTCTAATGCAAAAATTTCTAAAGTTAAAATAAAAATGCCCGAAATTAAAAATCCTATAATTCCAGGTGGTAGAAATGAAGGTCTAAAAATCCTGAAAAATTTAGAAAAATTCATAGACTATGATAAATTTCGAGATTTTCCAAGTCTCTGTCATACTACAACATTATCTGCTCATAACAAATTTGGAACTTTGTCTATTAGGGAGATTTATCATGCAATTGAGCAAAAATTAGGCTTAGATCATGTATTGATGGGTGAAATCTATTGGAGGGAGTTTTTTAACCATATTTTGTTTAATTTTCCGTGGTCTCAAACAAAATCTTTTAGAAAAAAATTCCAAAAAATCAAATGGACTAAATCTAAAGAAAATTTTTCTGCTTGGTGCGATGGTGAAACTGGGTTTCCAATTGTTGATGCAGGTATGAGACAGCTTAATCAAACTGGATTTATGCATAATCGAGTTAGAATGATTGTGGCTTCCTTTTTGACAAAAGATCTTCATATTGATTGGCGATTGGGGGAGCGATATTTTGCAAAAAAACTAGTTGATTATGATCCTGCCGTAAATGTTGGAAATTGGCAATGGACTGCATCCACCGGATGTGACTCTGTTCCGTATTTTCGAATTTTCAATCCTTGGCTGCAACAAGAAAAATTTGATTGTGATTGTTTGTATATTAAAAAATGGGTTACAGAATTAAATAAATTGTCTCCAAAAATTATTCATAATTTATGGAAATGTTTTCCTGAAGATTTGAATTACGTACGTCCTATAGTAAACCACAAAATTGAATCTGAAAAAACTAAATTGATATTCAAATCACAAAAATAA
- a CDS encoding cobalamin B12-binding domain-containing protein yields MVYIRAKKVKSDQYLYLVKSVWDSKKSTSKQEIVKYLGKASEVVKDDIPVDYRNDPKVLSVLASFNPKDIKKREDASKKSKKQLYKKLTDGNIQDCIKIYEEYEKIFSTSDFFDKILKPVMYQVGEDWASNKISIATEHVASNIALTLVKIIMDRVSGSGNKKKVLICVPLGEEHHLGCDVLETYLTIKGYKIFNIGTSIPTESILTFIENDKPDAVMISITIDDNLPAAQRLIKKIKSEYEIPILVGGRAVQSEKIPKFDAQVVSDINLEDIPKILRKL; encoded by the coding sequence ATGGTGTACATTAGGGCTAAAAAAGTAAAATCTGATCAATACCTATATCTTGTAAAGAGCGTATGGGATTCAAAGAAAAGCACGTCAAAACAAGAGATTGTAAAATATCTCGGTAAAGCATCAGAAGTTGTAAAAGATGACATTCCAGTGGACTATAGAAATGATCCTAAAGTGTTGTCAGTTCTTGCATCATTTAATCCAAAAGACATCAAAAAAAGAGAAGACGCATCTAAAAAATCAAAGAAGCAATTATACAAAAAATTAACTGACGGCAACATTCAAGATTGCATTAAAATTTATGAAGAATATGAAAAAATATTTAGCACATCAGATTTTTTCGATAAAATTCTCAAACCAGTAATGTATCAAGTTGGAGAAGATTGGGCAAGTAATAAAATTAGCATTGCCACAGAGCATGTTGCAAGCAACATAGCTCTTACGCTGGTAAAAATAATTATGGATAGAGTATCAGGTTCTGGAAATAAGAAAAAAGTTCTCATTTGTGTTCCGTTGGGAGAGGAACATCATTTAGGATGTGATGTGCTGGAAACATATCTAACGATTAAAGGGTATAAAATATTCAATATAGGAACATCAATCCCAACTGAATCGATTCTAACATTCATTGAAAATGATAAACCAGATGCAGTGATGATTTCAATCACTATAGATGATAACCTGCCAGCAGCTCAAAGACTAATTAAAAAAATCAAGAGTGAGTATGAAATTCCGATATTAGTTGGAGGAAGAGCAGTCCAGTCAGAAAAAATTCCAAAGTTTGATGCCCAAGTAGTCTCAGACATTAATCTTGAAGACATTCCAAAAATTCTAAGAAAATTATAA
- a CDS encoding phytoene desaturase family protein: MGKTTVIIGAGVGGLTTGALLSKQGHIVRILEKLSKLGGRTASMKYRNHILDNGFHIMPFYKKSAIFSVLKEIGIQDRLKLAKVDDIAFHSDSGFHKYPKGMIDLLQLSLIPFKSRIILLKLLLPMAFSSIEKTEEWDDKSLTEITKNLDPDTNAFFEAVCMLAFADTADHISLGEFARTIIRANPFKGGTSEFAYPDDGGYDSISRVLGDYIIENNGTIETNHSVQKIIIENSKVIGIIENDGTFFKSDCVVVSYPAYVALNQLFDENTIDRKFIEKINRLDKKTAVVEVHFALSSKIDSRQVVFPVGDNYTTKGIFFISNITPSVSPDGEHLIIAGTPVEPSVADDSVKIKEIVEKMKDEISSIYPEFNSSLLWERPMAWKLVESVVKEPGMVWKSKMPHEIPGIEGLFFVGDSTISYGIGTDSAAHSSILCTPKIQSFLKS, encoded by the coding sequence ATGGGTAAAACTACTGTGATTATTGGTGCCGGCGTTGGTGGTTTGACTACAGGGGCCCTATTATCAAAACAAGGCCATATAGTCAGAATTTTAGAAAAATTATCCAAACTTGGTGGCAGAACAGCCTCTATGAAATACCGAAATCACATTCTTGACAATGGATTTCACATAATGCCTTTTTACAAAAAATCTGCTATTTTTAGCGTTTTAAAAGAAATTGGAATACAAGATAGACTGAAACTGGCCAAAGTAGATGATATTGCATTTCATTCTGATTCTGGATTTCACAAATACCCAAAAGGGATGATTGATCTATTACAGCTCTCTTTAATTCCTTTTAAAAGTAGAATAATATTACTCAAGCTTTTACTTCCTATGGCATTTTCATCTATTGAAAAAACAGAAGAGTGGGATGACAAATCCTTAACTGAAATTACAAAAAATCTTGATCCTGACACAAATGCATTTTTTGAGGCAGTCTGCATGCTGGCATTTGCAGATACTGCAGATCACATTTCGTTGGGTGAATTTGCAAGAACCATCATTCGGGCTAACCCCTTCAAAGGAGGCACAAGTGAATTTGCCTATCCTGATGATGGTGGCTATGATTCTATTTCGAGAGTTTTAGGAGATTATATTATTGAGAATAATGGTACCATTGAAACAAATCATTCTGTGCAAAAAATTATCATAGAAAATTCTAAAGTTATTGGAATTATTGAAAATGATGGTACTTTTTTTAAATCTGACTGCGTTGTGGTGTCATATCCTGCATATGTCGCTCTCAATCAATTATTTGATGAAAACACCATAGATAGAAAATTTATTGAAAAAATAAATCGTTTAGATAAGAAAACTGCCGTAGTAGAGGTTCATTTTGCACTAAGCTCTAAAATTGATTCTCGTCAGGTTGTTTTTCCAGTTGGTGATAATTATACAACAAAAGGAATTTTCTTTATTTCAAATATTACCCCATCTGTTTCCCCTGATGGGGAGCACTTGATCATAGCTGGTACTCCTGTTGAGCCATCTGTAGCAGATGACTCTGTAAAAATTAAAGAAATTGTGGAAAAAATGAAAGATGAAATTTCATCTATTTATCCTGAATTTAATTCATCTTTGCTTTGGGAAAGACCTATGGCTTGGAAACTTGTAGAATCCGTTGTAAAAGAGCCTGGAATGGTTTGGAAATCAAAAATGCCTCACGAAATTCCTGGAATTGAGGGCTTGTTTTTTGTCGGCGATTCTACTATTAGTTATGGTATAGGTACAGACTCTGCAGCGCACAGTTCAATTTTATGTACTCCTAAAATTCAATCATTTTTGAAATCTTGA
- a CDS encoding SRPBCC family protein → MNTFTMERCSSLPQNKLFQLSTDIENFHNIMPENFKSLEIIKENDYGKIVIEKINFLGIPLKIKTKHVIAKPNVHEIHILSGPTKGTVFTETYVPSGDGTIVSIEVKLILSGFFRMFGFLEGYIKNKMSATMDEFIICAEKFDDSLSPNQN, encoded by the coding sequence TTGAATACTTTTACTATGGAGCGCTGCTCTTCTCTACCCCAAAACAAACTTTTTCAATTAAGCACTGATATAGAAAATTTTCATAATATAATGCCTGAGAATTTCAAATCCCTTGAAATCATAAAGGAAAATGATTATGGGAAGATTGTAATTGAAAAAATAAATTTTTTAGGAATTCCTTTAAAAATTAAAACAAAACATGTTATTGCCAAACCCAATGTGCATGAGATCCATATTTTAAGTGGACCAACTAAAGGGACTGTCTTTACTGAAACATATGTTCCATCTGGAGATGGAACCATAGTCTCTATTGAGGTAAAATTAATTCTTAGTGGATTTTTTCGTATGTTTGGTTTTTTAGAGGGCTATATCAAAAATAAAATGAGTGCTACCATGGATGAATTCATTATCTGTGCTGAGAAATTCGATGATTCTCTTAGCCCCAATCAGAATTAG
- a CDS encoding transcription initiation factor IIB: MLLKNQHTCLERLSKKNLLAGRSNHSILCAVVYMACRMTDTPRTLDDIANASGIKKKVIQRTYRLLYRNLEVHSESYNPCEFVSRISSEAQISEKTIRDARKILEFSEKAGINSGKHPMSMAAAAVYLAVKKNDERISQTRLSQISGISAVTIRNRVKEVQIAQTKNKIQ, translated from the coding sequence ATGTTGTTGAAAAATCAGCATACTTGTTTAGAAAGGCTGAGCAAAAAAAATTTACTTGCAGGTCGTTCAAATCATTCCATTCTTTGTGCAGTTGTATACATGGCTTGTAGAATGACAGACACACCACGAACTTTAGATGATATTGCAAATGCATCAGGAATAAAAAAGAAAGTAATTCAAAGAACATACCGTCTTCTTTATAGGAATCTAGAAGTTCATTCTGAATCTTATAACCCATGTGAATTTGTATCACGTATATCAAGTGAGGCACAGATTTCTGAAAAGACTATTCGTGATGCAAGGAAAATTTTGGAATTTAGTGAAAAAGCAGGCATAAATTCTGGAAAACATCCAATGTCGATGGCAGCAGCTGCAGTATATCTTGCAGTAAAGAAAAACGATGAGAGAATTTCACAAACTCGGCTTTCTCAAATATCAGGAATAAGTGCGGTTACAATTCGAAACAGAGTCAAAGAAGTTCAAATAGCTCAAACTAAAAATAAAATACAATAG